The genomic segment CTGTGCCCTCAGTTCGAGGTTCTGCACCGCGAGCAGTTCCGGCCCGATCCACACCCTCGCCGTGGACGGGGCCGGGATCTCGACGACGCTCTCGTGGGCGAGTTGGTGAGTGACGGTGCCGCCCGGTGAGTGCTTGCGCGTGCGTTTCTCGAACGCCACGACCCGGGTGGCGCCGCGCGTGAACTCCACCGCGTAGTCGAACGGCTGGGGGAACTCACCGGCGCCCTCGGTGGGGAAGTAGCCGAAGGACGGCCGCGTCCGACCGCCGTCCCGGTACTCGACGGCGCCGACCTGCCGTGCGAACGCGTTCCGCTCGGCCAGCAGCTGCTCGTCCGTCTTCGCCCTCGACCGCGAGCCGACCACCCACACGACCACGGCGGCGACCATGAGGAGAGGGATCACGACGTACACCACGGTCATCGGTTGCTCCTCCGCTCGGGGCCGGGCCGGGGCCAGTACATCACGCGGACGGCGGCCTACTGGTGCTGTGCCGTGTGGTGGGCCTTGCGCACGAGAAGGTCGAGATCGGCCAGCAGACGCCGTCTCGTCAGACGCCGGTACCGGCGTGCCACCGAAACGAAGCCGGCTCCACCCACGAGGCCGTGTGGGGGCAACTCGATCGCCCCGTGGTTCAACTGGTGACAGATCGGTTGCTCCCAGGCCAGAAACGCCGGGTAGAGCGCTCGACGCCAGTCGGTGATCGCAGTGGTGCGGTGGGCGGTGAAGAAGCCCCCGTAGGGCTGCGACGTCGTCGCCAGCGTGATGACGTAGCTGTACCGCCAGTCGCTGCGCGAGGTTCTGAGAGCGAGCCCCCGGTGCCGGTAGCGTTGCTCCCGGACGTGGAAGACGAAACCGTGCACGTCACCCAGCAGCTCGAAGACCGAACCCGGCGGTGGAGGGCACCGGTCCCAGTCGGCTTGCTCGGCGGTGGGGTAGTCGCCGAAGTCCTCGTCGCCGTGCCGGAACAACCAGTTGCGCTCGCGTGCCAGACGCTCGGCACCGAAGGTGCTGAACAGCAGGAACGACGCGCGCCACCAGCCCCACCAGCCGAGCCCCAGGACGAGGACGAGGACCACGCCCCAGCCGAGGGGGTGATCCGGCAACCACACCGTCCAGTCCACGCGCGCCGTTCCTTTCGAGGTGCCGCTGTCAGAGATCCAGCTGCCGCGACGTCTGCGACGCGGACTGGTCCTCTCCGATTTCGCCGTACTCCAGGCCCGTGTTCACGTTCTCGACATGGTCGCTCCAGGCGTCCACGCCGAACTTCTCACTCAGGTGATCGGTGGCGGTCTGGCGCATCGACTTGCCGAAGCCGGCGTCGACCCGTTGGCCCACCATGCCGTTCTCCGCGTGGTGCAGGCGCTGAGACCAGGTACCCGGGCCGGACCCGTTGTCGATCGCGTCGGTGGCCTTCTTGACGACGGAACGCTTGTGCTCCATCGCCTCACGAACCGTCTTGGCCTGCCGCCCCATCCAGTCGCGCAGCTTGCCCAGCATGGCCTTGATCTTGTCGAGCAGTCTGCGGAGCCAGTTCACTTTCTGGGTCGCCGTGCTCGTGGTCTGCACCGAACGCACCGCTGTCGCGCTCCCCGCCGCCGCGGTCGAACCGCCGAAGGTGGGCCCCGCCGCGGCGAGCGCCGGCACCCAGATCATGACGAGCCAGGTGATGAACTCGGTGAGGAGCGCGATGATGAACTCCTCGATCACCGTCATCACGATGCTCGAGAGGTGCAGCAGCTGCGCGATGTTCCCCGCTTCACCCGCGACCCCGCGGATTCCTTTGGCGAACTCGGCGAGTTTCGCGGCGGCGGCGTCGGACGCCGGTCCCTGCCAGCCCGCCAGGAAACGATCGGCTTCCTCGACGAACTGCTGCCCGAACTCGTTGATTCCCTCGCCGATCGAGCCGAAGTTCTCCGCGGCCAGCTGCAGTGCCGCACCGTCGCCGGACACGAGGTGGATGAGGTCCTGGAGCGGTTGGCAGATGGAGATGAGGAAGTCGAGCCCCTGTCCCACCAGGGTGCCGATCGGGTCGAGAGCGAAGTCCTGCGCGATGTCCTTGCAGCTCGACACGAAGTCGGCGCCGTCGCTGGTGAGCGCTCCCAGTTCTCCGGCGGTGACCTGACCGTCCGACACCGAGTCCCAGGCGCTTCTGACAAGGTCCTTGCCGCCGGACAGGGTGTCCTGGTACGGGATCGCGTCGACGACTTGCTCGCCGTAGGTGGGTTCGCTCTTGATGCTGATGCCACCGAGCGGGTCGCTCATGGTGTTGTCACTCCTCGAAGAAAGTGAAGGGCGAGTCAGACTGCCTTGTCGGAGAGTTTCGCGGCGTTGATGCGCAGAAGGACCTCGCGCAGCGACCGCTCCGCTTCCTGCTCTGCCGATCGGTACTGCTCGGCGGCGCTTCTCATCTTGTCCGAACCGGACTGCAGTCCGAAGCTCAGATCGTCGAGCAGGTCGTTGAAATCGCCGAGCATCCCGGTGTACTGGTCCTTGACGAAGATGCCGACGACACCCCACGACTTGTCGCTGACATCGGCCTGGTCGACCAGGCCTTTCACCCGCTCGACTGCCGACCTGTGTCCCGACAGCGCGCGTGAGTAGGCGTCGAGTTGCTCCGGTGCGACGTGGTATCCGCTCATGACTTCCCTGGTGCCTTACGTGACGGTGTTGACGGAGGACGGGTTCGCGGGGCCCCCGGTGAAGGGCGCCGCGGTGGGGGGCGACGCGTCGTCGATCTGTTTGCGTGGACGCCGGAGAGAGAAGTAGAGGACCACCCCGCCGCCGGCGAGAGCGCCACCCGCGACGAGGAACTCGAACAGTCCCGCTGCGGACTCGTCGTCGAACACGAGCGGGCGCGGCCACAACGGAGCGACCCGGCCGCCCACCACGTCGCCCGGTTCGGGTGGTAGTTCCCCGTACCAGCGGCGTTCGCGGAAACTACGCTCCTCACCGTCGACGACGAAGTGACCGTGGACGTGCGTGTTGGGGTCGTAGCGAGTGCGACGCTGGCCTGGAGGACCACTCTTGTGGAAGACGCCGTCCTTGGTGCCGGTGATGTGCACGTCGACGTGCTGCGCGAAGTTCAGCTGGAACGACAAACCGTTGATCAGCATGCCGGCGGAGACGACGAACAGGCAGCCGGCGAACAGTGCGCCCAGTATCCGGGCCGGCGCCGATGCCTTCCGGCCTTCGCCGCGCGCGCGAGCGATCGCCGACGCGGTCAACGCCACCACGCTGGGCAGGACGACGAGCACCAGAAGGATCGTCAGCAATCCCCAGAGCCCGATCGATGCCTGGATCCACAGCACGGTGACCGCGATCCCCAGGAGCCAGGCCAGGGCGAGCAGCCAGCCACCGAGCTTGTGGCGTGGGTCGAGCGCGAGCTCGCTCGACGACACCGCCATGTCCGTCGCCGGCTCGAAGGTCTGTCCGGACGTCTGTGGGCCGTGGTCCGGCATGGCTGGCTGCGGTGGCGCGGGAACGGGGGCGCCCGGTGGCGGCTGCCGGTCCCATCGGGGATCGGTCGGACCGGCAGGGCGGTGAGCAGCATGCGGTGGGACGGGGCCTGCGTACTCGCCCGGAGGTGTTCCGGGAACGGGTGTCACCGCTCCGTGGTGGACGGTGCCTTGCGGGTGTTGCGGCGCTGGGCCGACCCCACCGTGCCCCGGCCAGGGCGCGCCGTGCTGGGGCTCCGTTCCCCAGGGTGGTGCGGGTTGGGTACTCGCGCTCGGCAGCTGTGCGGCGTCCTCCACCGCCCGTTTGCGGAGTGTGGAGCCGCGGGCGCCGAGCGCGATCGCGATGCCGTAGCCGACGACGATGATCGCGGGCAGCACCTCGTCGAAAGTCATGTTCCCCCTCGTCGTTCACCGTGCGGTGTGAACGCGACTGTGCTGTGCGGTGCGCTCAGCGGCGGTCGTCGTCGTTGAACAGGTTCTGCAGGAAGTCGTCACCGGCGGAGCCGCCACCCGACGGCGGGGGAGGCGTGGGCGGCTGCGCCGAATCCGACGACCCGTCCCCGTCGAGGAAGTCCTGGTGGGAGTAGTCCTCGTGGTACTCCTCCTCGGGCCGCAGCCGCGGCCGGCGGGCGGGGCGTTCCTGTTCCATGCGCTCCCACAGCTCCTCGGGCGTGGTGCCGAAGAGCTGGGCCTGCGTCTCCAGGACCTGGTCGGTGACGCCCATGCCGTCGACGTGTTCGTCGACGATCCCCGCCTGCTTGCGGGCCGCCTCGCCGACGGCCTGCTGGATGGTGGACATGAGGGTCGCCGCCAACGCCTGCGGCTGCTGCGCGAGCGCCCGGTCCGTCAACTGGATGTCCTTGATCGAACCGCCGGCCCCGGCCACCACGGTGACGCTCCGGTCGGCGCTCGACGCGGTGGCCTCGAGGGCCGCGATCTCACTCTGCATCCGGCCGACGTCGGCGAGCCGGTCGTCGACCCTCTGCAACTTCGACTGGAACTGCTCGAACTGTGCGACGAGCCGCTCGAACTCCGCTGACAACCGTTCCTCCGTCATCACTTTTGATCAACTACTCGAGCACGGTGCGTGTTCAATGATGGAGTACGGTGTAGCGCGACGTGCGGAGTTCCGCCGGAATCGACAGGGATCACTCGCGAACTGCCACGACGCATGGCGATCGCGCACACAGCCACCTGAGGTAGGCTGGGAAAACAGAGCCACCCGTCCGGGTACGCATCGCCGGTTGTACTCGACCCCCGATGTGGTAGCCGTGAATGCGGGCGGGTATCTTTGACGACCGTGCCCGGCAGGCTGTCGGGCCCTCCGTGTGCCTTCAGATCACGGTGGGTGCCTCAGGCGCCTGTCCGCGGTCGAGTCAGGCGGAGTTCCACGGCAATCCCGATGGGAAGTTGAGGGGTCGTTTTCCGATCCTGAGACGGGCCGACACGCCCGACCGCGGGGACCGGGGAGACAACGTAGAGCTAGGTAGACGCAACAGAAGGCTGGTCCATTGCCCACGATCCAGCAGCTGGTCCGTAAGGGCCGCCAGGACAAGGCTGCCAAGCAGAAGACGGCGGCGCTCAAGGGAAGCCCGCAGCGTCGTGGTGTGTGCACCCGCGTGTACACGACCACGCCCAAGAAGCCGAACTCGGCCCTGCGCAAGGTCGCCCGCGTGAAGTTGAGCAACGGCATCGAGGTCACGGCCTACATCCCCGGTGAGGGTCACAACCTTCAAGAGCACTCGATGGTGCTCGTCCGTGGCGGCCGTGTGAAGGACTTGCCGGGTGTTCGCTACAAGATCATCCGCGGTTCGCTCGACACGCAGGGCGTGAAGAACCGCAAGCAGGCGCGCAGTCGGTACGGCGCGAAGAAGGAGAAGAGCTAATGCCCCGCAAGGGTCCGGCCCCGAAGCGGCCGTTGACGGCTGACCCGGTGTACCAGTCTCCGCTTGTCACCCAGTTGGTGAACAAGGTGCTGCAGGACGGTAAGCGTTCGATCGCCGAGCGCATCGTCTACGGCGCCCTGGAAGGCGCGCGGGAGAAGACCGGTACCGACCCGGTCGTCACTCTGAAGCGTGCGCTCGACAACGTGAAGCCCACCCTCGAGGTGAAGAGCCGCCGCGTCGGTGGTGCCACCTACCAGGTGCCGATCGAGGTCAAGCCGGGTCGCTCGACCACCCTTGCGCTGCGTTGGATCACCACGTACGCGCGTGCGCGTCGTGAGAAGACCATGATCGAACGCCTCCAGAACGAGCTGCTCGACGCGAGCAACGGCCTCGGGGCCAGCGTGAAGCGCCGCGAGGACACCCACAAGATGGCCGAGTCCAACAAGGCCTTCGCTCACTACCGCTGGTGAGTCCGACAGCAGTGAACTTTAGGCAACACCGTCGGCCCGGTCCGATTGACGGCGCCAATGCCGGGTTCCACGTTTGAGACAGGGGAACATTGAAGTGGCACGTGACGTGCTGACCGACCTCACCAAGGTCCGCAACATCGGCATCATGGCCCACATCGACGCCGGTAAAACCACGACCACCGAGCGGATCCTGTTCTACACCGGGATCAACTACAAGCTCGGCGAGACGCACGATGGCTCGGCGACGATGGACTGGATGGAGGAGGAGCAGAAGCGGGGTATCACCATCACCTCGGCTGCCACCACCACCTTCTGGCATGACAACCAGATCAATATCGTCGATACGCCCGGTCACGTCGACTTCACGGTCGAGGTGGAACGGAATCTCCGGGTTCTCGACGGTGCCGTTGCCGTTTTCGACGGCAAGGAAGGCGTTGAGCCGCAGTCCGAGCAGGTCTGGCGGCAGGCCGACAAGTACGACGTCCCGCGCGTCTGCTTCGTCAACAAGATGGACAAGCTCGGTGCGGACTTCTACTACACCGTCCGCACCATCGAGGAGCGCCTCGGCGCCAAGCCGCTGGTCCTCCAGCTGCCCATCGGCGCCGAGAGCGACTTCCAGGGCGTCGTCGACCTGGTCCGCATGAAGGCGCTGACCTGGCGCGGCGAGACGCAGAAGGGCGAGGACTACGAGGTCGAGGAGATCCCGGCCGACCTCGCCGACAAGGCTGCCGAGTACCGCGAGAAGCTCGTCGAGACCGTCGCCGAGGCCGACGACGAGCTGATGGAGCGCTACCTCGGCGGCGAGACGCTGACCGAGGACGAGATCAAGGCGGGTATCCGGAAGCTCACCATCGCGCGTGAGGTCTTCCCGGTGCTGGCGGGTTCGGCGTTCAAGAACAAGGGCGTGCAGCCCATGCTCGACGCCGTGATCGACTACCTGCCGTCGCCGCTGGACATGCCGCCGGTCGAGGGCGTCCTTCCCGACGGCACCGCGGCGACGCGCAAGCCGTCGACCGAGGAGCCCTTCTCCGCGCTGGTCTCCAAGATCGCGGTGCACCCGTTCTTCGGCAAGTTGACCTACATCCGGGTGTACTCCGGCAAGGTCTCCGCGGGCACCCAGGTCGTCAACGCGACCAAGGAGCGCAAGGAGCGCATCGGGAAGCTCTTCCAGATGCACTCCAACAAGGAGAACCCGGTCGACGAGGCCCAGGCCGGCCACATCTACGCCGTCCAGGGTCTGAAGGACACCACGACGGGTGACACGCTCGCCGACTCGCAGAAGCCGATCGTTCTCGAGTCGATGACCTTCCCCGAGCCGGTCATCAAGGTGGCCATCGAGCCCAAGACGAAGGCCGACCAGGAGAAGCTGTCGACCGCGATCCAGAAGCTCGCCGAGGAGGACCCGACGTTCCGGGTCAGCCAGGACGAGGAAACGGGTCAGACGATCATCGAGGGTATGGGTGAGCTCCACCTCGAGGTGCTCGTCAACCGCATGAAGACCGACTTCAAGGTCGAGGCGAACATCGGTAAGCCTCAGGTGTCCTACCGCGAGACGATCCGCAAGACGGTCGACAAGCTGGAGTACACCCACAAGAAGCAGACCGGTGGTTCGGGTCAGTTCGCTCGCGTGATCATCTCGCTCGAGCCGCTCGACACCGCGTCGGCCGAGGGTGCTCTCTACGAGTTCGAGAACAAGGTCACCGGTGGGCGTGTGCCGAAGGAGTACATCCCGTCGGTGGACCAGGGTGCTCAGGACGCCATGCAGTACGGCGTGCTGGCCGGCTACCCGCTCGTCGGCCTGAAGGTCACTCTGCTGGACGGTGCGTACCACGAAGTCGACTCGTCGGAGATGGCCTTCAAGGTCGCCGGTTCGATGGCGCTCAAGGAGGCCGCGCGGAAGGCCAACCCGGTACTGCTTGAGCCGATGATGGCGGTCGAGGTGACCACGCCCGAGGACTACATGGGCGATGTCATCGGCGACCTGAACGCCCGCCGTGGCCAGATCCAGGCCATGGAGGAAAGGTCGGGTACGCGCGTCGTCAAGGCGCTCGTGCCTCTGTCGGAGATGTTCGGGTACGTGGGCGACCTCCGGTCCAAGACCCAGGGGCGCGCCAACTACACGATGGTCTTCGACTCCTACGCGGAGGTTCCGTCGAACGTCGCGAAGGAGATCATCGCGAAGGCAACGGGGGAGTGAGCATCGCGTGAGCATTGCGAGCGCGAAGCGAAGCGAACCTGGAGCCTTGCAGCGGCTGTTGCCGAGGCGACGGGGGAGTGAGCTCGCGCGAGTGAGCGCGCAGCGAAGCGAACTCGGAGTCGAGCAGTGAAGTCCGTGAAGGGCGAAGGGATCGTGATCGGTGTCGGTGCGGGTCACTCGCACCGACACGGTGAACAAACTCCAGACCTTCGATCCGACACCGTGGCGACGGGGAAGTAAGAACCCGGAGCACCCAAACGCGGGCGCGAAAGGGGCCTTCCCCTAAGGTCCGCACAACCGAGCAGAACGAGTCGTCGGCCGGCAGCCACGCCGACCGGCAGCAAGAAAGTCCAGGAGGACATTCCAGTGGCGAAGGCGAAGTTCGAGCGGAGCAAGCCGCACGTCAACATCGGGACCATCGGTCACGTCGACCACGGCAAGACCACCCTGACCGCGGCGATCACCAAGGTGCTCCACGACCGGTACCCGGAGCTCAACCAGTCGCGTGCGTTCGACCAGATCGACAACGCGCCTGAGGAGAAGCAGCGCGGTATCACGATCAACATCTCGCACGTCGAGTACCAGACCGAGAAGCGTCACTACGCGCACGTCGACGCGCCGGGCCACGCCGACTACGTGAAGAA from the Saccharomonospora azurea NA-128 genome contains:
- a CDS encoding 2OG-Fe(II) oxygenase family protein, whose protein sequence is MDWTVWLPDHPLGWGVVLVLVLGLGWWGWWRASFLLFSTFGAERLARERNWLFRHGDEDFGDYPTAEQADWDRCPPPPGSVFELLGDVHGFVFHVREQRYRHRGLALRTSRSDWRYSYVITLATTSQPYGGFFTAHRTTAITDWRRALYPAFLAWEQPICHQLNHGAIELPPHGLVGGAGFVSVARRYRRLTRRRLLADLDLLVRKAHHTAQHQ
- a CDS encoding WXG100 family type VII secretion target — translated: MSDPLGGISIKSEPTYGEQVVDAIPYQDTLSGGKDLVRSAWDSVSDGQVTAGELGALTSDGADFVSSCKDIAQDFALDPIGTLVGQGLDFLISICQPLQDLIHLVSGDGAALQLAAENFGSIGEGINEFGQQFVEEADRFLAGWQGPASDAAAAKLAEFAKGIRGVAGEAGNIAQLLHLSSIVMTVIEEFIIALLTEFITWLVMIWVPALAAAGPTFGGSTAAAGSATAVRSVQTTSTATQKVNWLRRLLDKIKAMLGKLRDWMGRQAKTVREAMEHKRSVVKKATDAIDNGSGPGTWSQRLHHAENGMVGQRVDAGFGKSMRQTATDHLSEKFGVDAWSDHVENVNTGLEYGEIGEDQSASQTSRQLDL
- a CDS encoding YbaB/EbfC family nucleoid-associated protein, producing MSAEFERLVAQFEQFQSKLQRVDDRLADVGRMQSEIAALEATASSADRSVTVVAGAGGSIKDIQLTDRALAQQPQALAATLMSTIQQAVGEAARKQAGIVDEHVDGMGVTDQVLETQAQLFGTTPEELWERMEQERPARRPRLRPEEEYHEDYSHQDFLDGDGSSDSAQPPTPPPPSGGGSAGDDFLQNLFNDDDRR
- the rpsL gene encoding 30S ribosomal protein S12: MPTIQQLVRKGRQDKAAKQKTAALKGSPQRRGVCTRVYTTTPKKPNSALRKVARVKLSNGIEVTAYIPGEGHNLQEHSMVLVRGGRVKDLPGVRYKIIRGSLDTQGVKNRKQARSRYGAKKEKS
- the rpsG gene encoding 30S ribosomal protein S7, which codes for MPRKGPAPKRPLTADPVYQSPLVTQLVNKVLQDGKRSIAERIVYGALEGAREKTGTDPVVTLKRALDNVKPTLEVKSRRVGGATYQVPIEVKPGRSTTLALRWITTYARARREKTMIERLQNELLDASNGLGASVKRREDTHKMAESNKAFAHYRW
- the fusA gene encoding elongation factor G gives rise to the protein MARDVLTDLTKVRNIGIMAHIDAGKTTTTERILFYTGINYKLGETHDGSATMDWMEEEQKRGITITSAATTTFWHDNQINIVDTPGHVDFTVEVERNLRVLDGAVAVFDGKEGVEPQSEQVWRQADKYDVPRVCFVNKMDKLGADFYYTVRTIEERLGAKPLVLQLPIGAESDFQGVVDLVRMKALTWRGETQKGEDYEVEEIPADLADKAAEYREKLVETVAEADDELMERYLGGETLTEDEIKAGIRKLTIAREVFPVLAGSAFKNKGVQPMLDAVIDYLPSPLDMPPVEGVLPDGTAATRKPSTEEPFSALVSKIAVHPFFGKLTYIRVYSGKVSAGTQVVNATKERKERIGKLFQMHSNKENPVDEAQAGHIYAVQGLKDTTTGDTLADSQKPIVLESMTFPEPVIKVAIEPKTKADQEKLSTAIQKLAEEDPTFRVSQDEETGQTIIEGMGELHLEVLVNRMKTDFKVEANIGKPQVSYRETIRKTVDKLEYTHKKQTGGSGQFARVIISLEPLDTASAEGALYEFENKVTGGRVPKEYIPSVDQGAQDAMQYGVLAGYPLVGLKVTLLDGAYHEVDSSEMAFKVAGSMALKEAARKANPVLLEPMMAVEVTTPEDYMGDVIGDLNARRGQIQAMEERSGTRVVKALVPLSEMFGYVGDLRSKTQGRANYTMVFDSYAEVPSNVAKEIIAKATGE